A genomic stretch from Desulfurobacterium atlanticum includes:
- a CDS encoding adenylosuccinate synthase — MATLAIVGTQWGDEGKGKIVDILSEKADVIVRFQGGNNAGHTVVINGTKYVLHLLPSGILHEGKTCILGNGMVIDLEALVNEIEFIKRVGKSVDGRIKLSERAHIILPYHKQLDAASEKRKGNGSIGTTLKGIGPAYRDKAGRVGIRIADLKNPETFKRRLVENIKEKSIILKYVYGFEPDLNADKIYSATMRIFEKLEPFVCDTISYLNKAIDEDKNVLFEGAQATLLDIDAGTYPYVTSSNSSALGIASGSGISPKKVKKITGIAKAYTTRVGGGPFPTELCCQLGELLRARGHEYGATTGRPRRCGWLDLVAVKYSAMVNDLDTLVITKLDVLDAFEEIKVCTGYKIDGKLINTFPSTVEELSRVEPVYETLPGWKAKTTDIKEFDKLPENAQKFIKFIEEFLNIPVSLVSTGPQRDEIICRKTLW; from the coding sequence ATGGCAACCCTTGCAATCGTTGGAACCCAGTGGGGCGATGAAGGAAAAGGAAAAATTGTTGATATTTTATCTGAAAAAGCCGACGTAATAGTAAGATTTCAGGGAGGAAACAACGCAGGACATACAGTAGTTATAAACGGCACAAAATATGTCCTTCACCTTCTCCCCTCTGGAATACTTCATGAAGGTAAAACCTGCATCCTTGGAAACGGAATGGTAATAGACCTTGAAGCCCTCGTAAATGAGATTGAATTCATAAAAAGAGTTGGAAAAAGTGTTGACGGCAGAATCAAACTCTCTGAGAGAGCACACATAATTCTTCCTTACCACAAGCAGCTTGACGCAGCATCGGAAAAAAGAAAAGGAAACGGCTCTATAGGAACAACCTTAAAAGGAATAGGACCAGCATACAGAGACAAAGCAGGAAGAGTAGGTATCAGGATAGCAGACCTTAAAAATCCTGAAACATTTAAGCGCAGGCTTGTAGAAAACATAAAAGAGAAAAGCATAATACTTAAATACGTTTACGGATTTGAACCTGACCTTAACGCAGACAAAATCTACTCTGCCACCATGAGAATCTTTGAAAAGCTTGAACCATTTGTATGCGATACAATTTCCTATCTGAACAAAGCAATAGATGAAGATAAAAATGTTCTATTTGAAGGTGCACAGGCTACTCTTCTTGATATTGACGCCGGAACCTACCCTTACGTAACATCCTCAAACTCTTCAGCCCTTGGTATAGCATCAGGCAGCGGAATAAGTCCTAAAAAAGTGAAAAAAATAACCGGAATAGCAAAAGCTTATACAACAAGGGTTGGTGGCGGACCGTTTCCAACAGAGCTGTGTTGTCAGCTTGGAGAACTTTTAAGGGCAAGAGGGCACGAATACGGAGCAACAACAGGAAGACCAAGAAGATGCGGCTGGCTCGACCTTGTAGCTGTAAAATACTCTGCAATGGTTAATGACCTTGACACTCTCGTAATAACAAAACTTGATGTTCTTGACGCCTTTGAAGAGATAAAAGTGTGCACAGGCTATAAAATTGATGGAAAGCTGATAAACACATTCCCTTCAACTGTGGAGGAGCTTTCCAGAGTTGAACCTGTATATGAAACACTTCCTGGCTGGAAAGCTAAAACAACAGACATAAAAGAGTTTGATAAACTACCAGAAAATGCCCAGAAATTTATCAAATTTATAGAAGAATTTTTAAACATTCCTGTTTCCCTTGTTTCTACAGGACCTCAGCGAGATGAAATAATCTGCAGAAAAACCCTCTGGTAA
- a CDS encoding HD-GYP domain-containing protein, with protein sequence MFEITDSTVDISKFLIAISSMSSLSDPSINNHNYRVAYIAFLIGKRISYSNEFLYNLIVSGLLHDIGLLLVHTKEDLALIKEPDAEENKIVHIHSEIGYELLKNFPFFSKIAKTIKYHHYPYKDIVKIRFPISSSIIYIADRIDIFITNNLREENKFSQISKLIPKLKQFLLKQRGTSFSPRTVDVAVEEIINKECFWFEILNDLYIKETLEDILKNFDRKIPAEAFFDLAQIMAYLIDFKSPFTATHSSGVAHIAASLASLFKFTAPDLKKMKIAGLLHDIGKVAIPIDILEKPGRLTQEEVNIMKSHVFYSYKIISKLNLDPNIVQWAAFHHETLNGKGYPFHLRAKDLSLGSRIMAVADIFTALMEDRPYKKGMPEDKALSIIKELADKNILDKRVVNILQQNIKSINMQRAEAQKKAAETYKKIREIPAKFKKQNLF encoded by the coding sequence ATGTTTGAAATAACCGATTCCACTGTTGACATCTCCAAATTCCTCATAGCCATCTCTTCAATGAGCAGCCTCTCTGACCCTTCAATAAACAACCACAACTATAGGGTTGCATACATCGCTTTTCTTATAGGAAAAAGAATAAGTTATTCAAACGAATTTTTATACAACCTGATAGTATCAGGGCTTCTTCACGATATCGGCCTTCTTCTTGTTCACACAAAAGAAGACCTTGCTTTAATAAAAGAACCAGATGCTGAAGAAAATAAAATTGTTCACATCCACAGCGAAATCGGATATGAACTTTTGAAAAATTTCCCCTTTTTCTCAAAGATAGCAAAAACAATAAAATATCACCACTATCCATACAAGGATATAGTAAAAATCAGATTTCCTATAAGCTCTTCCATCATCTACATTGCCGACAGAATAGACATTTTCATTACAAACAACTTAAGAGAAGAGAATAAATTTTCTCAAATCTCTAAACTTATCCCGAAACTTAAACAATTTCTTTTAAAACAAAGAGGCACTTCCTTCAGTCCACGAACAGTTGATGTAGCAGTTGAAGAGATTATCAACAAAGAGTGTTTCTGGTTTGAAATTTTAAATGATCTCTACATAAAGGAAACCCTTGAAGACATTCTTAAAAACTTTGACAGAAAAATACCTGCCGAAGCGTTTTTTGACCTTGCCCAGATAATGGCTTACCTGATTGACTTTAAAAGTCCTTTCACCGCCACCCACTCTTCAGGAGTTGCTCATATTGCAGCTTCCCTTGCAAGCCTTTTTAAATTTACAGCTCCCGACCTGAAAAAGATGAAAATTGCAGGACTTCTTCACGATATAGGAAAGGTAGCCATTCCCATTGATATACTTGAAAAACCGGGAAGATTAACTCAAGAAGAAGTAAACATAATGAAATCTCATGTTTTTTACAGTTATAAAATAATTTCAAAATTAAACCTTGATCCCAATATAGTCCAATGGGCGGCTTTTCACCATGAAACACTAAACGGTAAAGGGTATCCTTTCCATTTAAGAGCAAAAGACCTTTCCCTTGGCTCAAGAATAATGGCTGTAGCTGACATATTTACAGCTTTGATGGAAGATAGACCTTACAAAAAGGGAATGCCTGAGGATAAAGCTTTATCAATAATTAAAGAGCTCGCCGATAAAAACATTCTTGACAAAAGGGTTGTAAATATTCTCCAACAAAACATTAAAAGCATTAATATGCAAAGGGCAGAAGCTCAGAAAAAGGCAGCTGAAACCTACAAAAAAATAAGGGAAATCCCCGCAAAATTTAAAAAACAAAATCTGTTCTGA
- a CDS encoding glutamate synthase-related protein, with product MLFKKPQVAFYPFTVIRNPDRCVKCKSCVDQCSFEATYYDEDYDKIMNRNENCVNCKRCEAFCPTDAIKVIPNPSTFHTDANWTPEAIRDIHTQMLTGAIILTSTGNDKPYKNYFDHLLLDACQVTNPSIDPLREPMELKTFLGRKPDRLEIDEDGVSTKTTIGKQLELDIPVLFSAMSYGSINLNLHKAMAMAAKENGTYWNTGEGGLHKSLKKFKDCTIVQVASGRFGVDIEYLETSAAIEIKIGQGAKPGIGGHLPGEKVNEGIAETRMIPVGSDAISPAPHHDIYSIEDLRQLIYALKEATNYEKPVSVKIAAVHNVAAIASGIAHAGADIIAIDGFRGGTGATPKSLRDYVGIPIELAIAAVDERLRQEGLRNNVSLIAAGGFRNPVDVLKAIALGADAVYIGTVALLAAGCTQCQQCHTGRCAWGITTNDPKLAKRLNPEIVAENLSNILRAWKHDIKEMLGAMGINAIESIKGNRLRLRSIGLTEQENKILGVLPAGM from the coding sequence ATGCTTTTTAAAAAACCCCAGGTGGCTTTTTATCCTTTTACGGTTATAAGAAACCCTGACAGATGCGTTAAATGTAAATCCTGCGTTGATCAGTGCTCTTTTGAAGCCACTTACTATGATGAAGATTACGATAAGATTATGAACAGAAACGAAAACTGTGTTAACTGTAAAAGATGTGAAGCATTCTGTCCTACAGACGCAATCAAAGTTATTCCAAACCCTTCAACCTTCCATACAGACGCAAACTGGACACCTGAAGCTATAAGAGATATCCACACTCAGATGCTCACAGGAGCAATAATCCTCACATCCACCGGGAACGATAAGCCATACAAAAATTACTTTGACCATCTCCTCCTTGACGCATGTCAGGTAACAAATCCATCAATTGACCCATTAAGAGAACCCATGGAACTTAAAACATTCCTCGGAAGAAAACCTGATAGGCTTGAAATAGATGAAGATGGAGTTTCCACCAAAACAACCATAGGAAAACAACTTGAACTTGATATTCCTGTTCTTTTCTCTGCAATGTCCTACGGCTCAATAAACCTTAACCTTCACAAAGCTATGGCAATGGCAGCTAAAGAAAACGGCACATACTGGAACACAGGAGAAGGTGGACTTCATAAAAGCCTTAAAAAGTTTAAAGACTGCACAATCGTTCAGGTGGCATCAGGACGTTTCGGAGTTGATATTGAATATCTTGAAACATCAGCAGCAATAGAGATAAAAATCGGGCAGGGAGCAAAACCGGGAATCGGCGGACACCTTCCGGGAGAAAAAGTAAATGAAGGTATAGCAGAAACAAGAATGATTCCTGTAGGTTCAGATGCTATTTCACCTGCTCCACATCACGACATCTATTCAATTGAAGATTTAAGACAGTTAATATATGCATTAAAAGAAGCTACAAACTATGAAAAGCCCGTATCTGTAAAGATTGCCGCTGTTCACAACGTCGCAGCGATAGCTTCAGGTATAGCCCACGCCGGTGCTGACATCATAGCAATAGATGGATTTAGAGGCGGAACAGGAGCAACTCCAAAATCTCTAAGAGACTATGTTGGTATTCCCATTGAACTTGCAATAGCTGCTGTTGATGAAAGGCTCAGACAGGAAGGCTTGAGAAACAACGTTTCTCTTATAGCAGCAGGAGGATTTAGAAATCCTGTTGATGTTCTAAAAGCGATAGCTCTTGGAGCTGATGCTGTATATATCGGAACAGTAGCCCTACTTGCTGCAGGATGCACTCAGTGCCAGCAGTGCCATACAGGTAGATGTGCCTGGGGTATAACCACAAACGATCCAAAACTTGCAAAAAGGTTAAATCCTGAAATAGTGGCAGAAAATCTTTCAAACATTCTAAGAGCATGGAAACATGATATAAAAGAGATGCTCGGTGCAATGGGAATAAATGCTATTGAAAGTATAAAAGGCAACAGATTGAGACTAAGAAGTATCGGTCTCACAGAACAGGAAAATAAAATCCTTGGCGTTCTACCTGCCGGAATGTAA
- a CDS encoding 4Fe-4S dicluster domain-containing protein, producing MGKRNVYKIYPIEENCMSCRYCEVACTMVHSQSQDPVKAYKLENLIPRPKVEIEGAVSLSVTCRHCKHPFCVDACVSGALYQDENGTVHLNESKCVGCWSCVLMCPFGCVHPNLNKRYTFKCDLCEGRDFPACVEACPNRALVYDKER from the coding sequence ATGGGCAAAAGAAACGTTTACAAAATTTATCCAATAGAAGAGAACTGTATGTCCTGTAGATATTGTGAAGTAGCATGCACAATGGTGCACAGCCAATCACAGGACCCTGTAAAGGCTTACAAACTTGAAAATCTCATCCCAAGACCGAAAGTGGAAATTGAAGGAGCGGTTTCTCTGTCTGTAACATGCAGACACTGTAAACATCCATTCTGTGTTGATGCCTGCGTTTCAGGAGCTCTTTATCAGGATGAAAACGGAACAGTTCATCTTAACGAAAGCAAATGTGTAGGATGCTGGAGCTGTGTCCTTATGTGTCCTTTCGGATGCGTCCATCCGAACCTTAACAAAAGATACACTTTCAAGTGTGACTTGTGCGAAGGAAGAGACTTTCCCGCATGTGTTGAAGCCTGTCCAAACAGAGCCCTCGTTTACGATAAGGAGAGGTAA
- a CDS encoding NAD(P)/FAD-dependent oxidoreductase → MKYVIVGNSAAAVGCINGIRKKDKESEIVVITYETEGCYSKPLIADILIDLPLEKLMYKEKSFYEKNNVKLMLGTRAEKINPEKKEIILDSGVVENYDKLLISTGAIPFVPPIEGSDKKGVFTFTELGKAKAAKEYIKNNGVENVVIIGSGFIGLEVAYFLRKKGLNVSVVELLDKVLGKALDNRGSQIVETIMRDKGINFFFKNTVEEIIGEERVEAVRLQSGTVLKAEAVIIAIGVRPNTQLAETAGIKVDGGIDTNLLMETSCPDIYAAGDCVVNIDIIDGKKKNLPLFPLAYEQGFVAGLNMTGEKTEYLGGLPLNSLKFLEETPVLNAGIVEAPDSTYEVIINDQFERRGYYRKAIIKDDRLVGFVAVGEIDRVGILTGIIRQKLDVSSFKHKLADIDFGLVHLPKSWREKRIQQDKTGYKSWRPE, encoded by the coding sequence ATGAAATATGTGATTGTTGGAAACAGTGCAGCAGCAGTCGGCTGTATAAACGGAATAAGAAAAAAGGATAAAGAAAGCGAAATTGTGGTTATCACCTATGAAACGGAAGGTTGCTACTCAAAACCTCTTATTGCCGACATTCTTATAGACCTTCCCCTTGAAAAACTTATGTATAAAGAAAAATCTTTTTACGAAAAGAACAACGTTAAACTAATGCTCGGCACAAGAGCAGAAAAAATAAATCCTGAGAAAAAAGAGATTATTCTTGATTCAGGAGTAGTTGAAAATTACGACAAACTCCTCATATCAACAGGTGCTATACCTTTTGTCCCACCTATTGAAGGAAGTGACAAAAAAGGAGTTTTTACATTTACAGAACTTGGAAAAGCAAAGGCTGCAAAAGAGTACATTAAAAACAACGGCGTTGAAAACGTCGTTATAATAGGTTCAGGTTTTATAGGCCTTGAAGTTGCCTACTTTCTAAGGAAAAAGGGATTAAACGTTTCTGTAGTAGAACTTCTTGATAAGGTTTTAGGGAAAGCCCTTGACAATAGAGGCTCTCAAATAGTTGAAACAATTATGAGAGATAAAGGAATCAACTTCTTCTTCAAAAACACCGTAGAAGAGATAATAGGTGAAGAAAGAGTGGAAGCTGTGAGATTACAATCTGGAACAGTTCTTAAAGCTGAAGCTGTTATCATAGCAATAGGTGTAAGACCAAACACTCAACTTGCTGAAACAGCAGGCATAAAAGTTGATGGCGGGATAGATACAAACCTTCTCATGGAAACATCCTGCCCTGACATATACGCTGCAGGTGACTGTGTGGTAAACATAGATATAATTGACGGGAAAAAGAAAAATCTTCCGCTTTTTCCACTGGCGTATGAACAGGGATTTGTTGCAGGCCTTAACATGACAGGTGAAAAAACAGAATACCTTGGAGGATTACCACTAAACTCTCTGAAATTTCTTGAAGAAACACCGGTTCTTAACGCTGGTATTGTTGAAGCTCCCGATTCAACTTACGAAGTTATTATAAATGACCAGTTTGAAAGAAGAGGTTACTATAGAAAAGCGATAATAAAAGATGACAGGCTGGTTGGATTTGTAGCAGTTGGAGAGATAGACAGAGTTGGAATATTGACAGGAATTATAAGACAGAAACTTGATGTCTCATCTTTCAAACATAAACTTGCAGATATTGACTTTGGGCTTGTTCATCTTCCTAAAAGCTGGAGAGAAAAGAGAATCCAGCAGGATAAAACAGGATACAAAAGCTGGAGGCCTGAATAA
- a CDS encoding class II glutamine amidotransferase — protein sequence MKSYSEMSGCGLAGFINRDGKRVSGKDIFNSITSMKERGNGMGAGYAAYGIYPEMAEYYAFHVMIDDMDKVTEITGVLNRFFHIIKSELIPTKSVPSLYKKTTPPLFYRYFVAPKNDVKLPLETEEDMVVRAVMTINEKIDGAYVISSGKNMGAFKGVGEPDEIGEFFEIDQYEGYIWIAHTRFPTNTPGWWGGAHPFTLLDWSIVHNGEITSYGTNKRYVEMYGYKCTLLTDTEVAAYIFDLLFRKHKLPIKATLLAIAAPFWKDIEYLKENKLDRVSELAMKIREVYSSAMLNGPFAMLFAYKDGLIGFNDRIKLRPFVAAVNKDTVYMASEESAIRVICNNPEKVWMPKAGEPVIALMNYCKNGSCHPA from the coding sequence ATGAAAAGTTACTCCGAAATGTCTGGCTGCGGCCTTGCAGGATTTATTAATAGAGACGGGAAAAGAGTTTCAGGAAAAGATATTTTTAACTCAATTACATCCATGAAAGAGCGCGGCAACGGAATGGGAGCAGGATATGCCGCCTACGGCATCTACCCGGAAATGGCAGAATACTACGCCTTTCATGTAATGATAGACGATATGGATAAGGTTACAGAAATAACAGGTGTTCTTAATAGATTTTTCCACATAATCAAAAGTGAGCTAATCCCTACAAAAAGTGTGCCTTCCCTTTATAAAAAAACAACACCTCCTCTTTTTTACAGATATTTCGTTGCTCCGAAAAATGACGTAAAACTGCCCCTTGAAACGGAAGAAGATATGGTTGTAAGGGCAGTTATGACAATAAACGAAAAGATAGACGGAGCTTATGTAATATCAAGCGGTAAAAACATGGGAGCATTTAAAGGAGTCGGTGAACCTGACGAAATCGGAGAGTTCTTTGAAATAGACCAGTATGAAGGCTACATCTGGATAGCCCACACCAGATTCCCGACAAACACTCCCGGCTGGTGGGGCGGGGCACATCCATTCACACTTCTTGATTGGTCAATAGTCCACAACGGAGAGATAACATCTTACGGAACAAATAAACGTTATGTTGAAATGTACGGATATAAATGCACCCTTTTAACAGACACAGAAGTTGCTGCATACATATTTGACCTTCTTTTCAGAAAACACAAACTGCCCATTAAAGCAACCCTGCTTGCGATAGCAGCTCCTTTCTGGAAAGATATAGAGTATTTAAAAGAAAATAAACTTGATAGAGTAAGCGAACTTGCAATGAAAATAAGAGAGGTTTATTCATCAGCAATGTTAAACGGACCGTTTGCAATGCTGTTTGCATACAAGGATGGTCTTATAGGATTTAACGACAGAATAAAACTTCGTCCGTTTGTTGCAGCTGTAAATAAAGACACCGTTTATATGGCAAGTGAAGAATCTGCAATCAGAGTGATATGCAACAATCCAGAAAAAGTATGGATGCCAAAAGCAGGAGAACCTGTAATAGCCCTCATGAATTACTGTAAAAACGGCTCATGCCATCCTGCATAA
- a CDS encoding mechanosensitive ion channel family protein, translating to MDVLGILIGLAIPWIVKIVSALVVFVVGKWISKRISLFLGRALERAKVDETLVKFLETTAYIVLLVLVIIAALGTLGINTTSFAAIIGAFGLAVGFAVQSNISNIGAGILLILLKPFKKGDFVEVAGTSGTVEVLGILNTKLKTPDNVVIFVPNSSIIGGNIKNYSLEPIRRVDLTIGIGYEDDIKKAKDVLMEIISSDERILSEPAPSVGVAELADSSINLFIRPWVKKEDYWSVRSDLLEKIKEEFDKNGISIPYPQMDVHADVKINKE from the coding sequence ATGGATGTACTGGGTATACTCATAGGACTTGCAATTCCATGGATTGTAAAGATAGTTTCCGCGTTGGTTGTGTTTGTAGTTGGTAAGTGGATATCTAAAAGAATTAGTCTTTTCCTTGGAAGGGCTCTTGAAAGGGCAAAGGTTGATGAAACGCTTGTAAAGTTTCTTGAGACTACAGCTTATATCGTTCTTCTTGTTCTTGTGATTATTGCTGCTCTTGGGACTTTAGGGATTAACACCACATCTTTTGCGGCAATTATCGGAGCTTTTGGTCTTGCTGTTGGTTTTGCAGTTCAGAGTAACATTTCAAACATCGGTGCTGGAATTTTACTTATTCTTCTTAAGCCGTTTAAAAAGGGAGACTTTGTGGAAGTTGCAGGAACATCTGGAACAGTTGAAGTTTTGGGAATCCTTAATACCAAGCTTAAAACACCGGATAATGTTGTGATATTTGTCCCCAATTCATCTATTATAGGTGGAAACATTAAAAACTATTCTCTTGAGCCTATAAGGAGGGTGGATCTAACAATAGGTATCGGTTATGAAGATGATATTAAAAAGGCTAAAGATGTGTTAATGGAGATAATTAGCTCGGATGAAAGGATACTTTCTGAACCTGCTCCATCTGTTGGTGTTGCAGAACTTGCCGACAGCAGTATAAATCTATTTATAAGGCCGTGGGTAAAAAAGGAGGATTACTGGTCTGTAAGAAGTGATCTGCTTGAAAAGATAAAAGAAGAGTTTGATAAGAACGGCATTTCTATTCCATACCCTCAGATGGATGTTCATGCTGATGTTAAGATAAACAAAGAGTAA
- a CDS encoding tetratricopeptide repeat protein: MRKLTISRTLIKIIFGFLLIFSVSLPAIAQPSNVENKTENPPTIESIIGKLETKLKENAPFSEIENLTKETFSLKRKSSIFYIPEINFLLNRQVEKIPESQTATFRKRILQMDTIISGLTTILTIFGAFSLIYFADKVFSSEIKRNTAILIGACLIFTGLLFQGYLFYAVFGILAGIGFISRNKIPFSILMLIILSLHLVSQTVNKAFFEAANLPKNQLIDKLKRDNYSPYFLISNSSLSKIEKEIATMANKQALLYEINIDTWKKLLENRLSPEEKAIILNNIGCILYKHGNLKEAIKYFEEARKVYPTPKTYYNLFLTYSSLFEPDKADFYSKKLKNYSYFFQKEIPLVANIGDVYKIILKVNIPFTSIVIIIATFLISSITAGKFIKKLSFISINPFYNNYLPGYSLYYNNNYGGIILFIISIFILELLVRSLCLMNL, from the coding sequence GTGAGAAAACTTACCATAAGCAGAACCCTAATAAAGATAATCTTCGGCTTCCTTCTTATATTTTCAGTATCTCTCCCTGCAATAGCTCAACCCAGCAACGTGGAAAATAAAACAGAAAATCCACCAACAATAGAATCAATCATAGGAAAGCTTGAAACTAAACTTAAAGAAAATGCTCCCTTCTCTGAAATAGAAAACCTAACAAAAGAAACCTTTAGTCTAAAGAGAAAGTCCTCTATCTTTTATATTCCAGAAATCAATTTCCTGCTGAATAGACAAGTAGAAAAAATACCTGAATCTCAAACTGCAACCTTCAGAAAAAGAATTCTACAAATGGATACTATTATAAGCGGACTTACAACTATCCTTACTATCTTTGGGGCTTTTTCCCTGATATATTTTGCTGATAAAGTTTTCTCTTCAGAAATAAAGCGAAATACCGCCATTCTTATAGGAGCATGCTTAATATTCACAGGACTGCTTTTTCAAGGTTATCTATTCTACGCGGTTTTTGGCATACTTGCAGGAATCGGATTTATATCAAGGAACAAAATTCCTTTCTCCATTTTAATGCTAATTATTCTTTCTCTTCATTTAGTAAGCCAAACAGTAAACAAAGCCTTTTTTGAAGCAGCCAATCTACCGAAAAATCAGCTAATAGATAAACTTAAAAGAGACAATTACTCTCCCTATTTTCTGATATCAAACTCCTCTCTTTCTAAAATTGAAAAAGAGATAGCCACAATGGCAAACAAGCAAGCTCTACTTTATGAAATAAACATAGACACGTGGAAGAAATTACTTGAAAACAGACTCTCACCTGAGGAAAAAGCAATAATTCTTAACAATATCGGTTGTATCCTTTATAAACACGGCAATCTGAAAGAAGCAATTAAATATTTTGAGGAAGCACGTAAAGTGTATCCTACACCGAAAACGTACTACAACCTGTTTTTAACATATTCCTCTTTATTTGAACCAGATAAGGCAGACTTTTATTCAAAAAAATTGAAAAATTACAGTTATTTCTTCCAAAAAGAAATACCTCTTGTAGCTAACATCGGAGATGTTTATAAGATTATCCTCAAAGTAAATATACCTTTCACGTCTATAGTTATAATAATAGCAACATTTCTTATATCCAGTATAACTGCAGGAAAATTTATCAAAAAGCTTTCTTTTATAAGCATCAACCCATTTTATAATAACTATCTCCCTGGATACTCCTTATATTATAATAACAATTACGGTGGAATTATTTTATTTATTATAAGCATATTTATACTGGAATTGCTTGTGAGGAGCTTATGTTTAATGAACCTGTGA
- a CDS encoding shikimate kinase yields MRIALIGFMGCGKTTIGKLLAERLNYKFIDTDSEIEKKTGLTIPEIFKKHGEKFFREKEREVLIDILKEDNIVIATGGGLPAYKDNMEVLNENALTIYLDTDFETLWNRISKDKNRPLVKKGKESIQELYNLRKPFYKLSKIIVAQKENESPEKLAETILEKIKKTQRKI; encoded by the coding sequence ATGAGAATAGCTTTAATAGGATTTATGGGTTGCGGAAAAACAACCATTGGAAAACTCCTTGCAGAAAGGCTTAATTATAAATTTATTGATACTGATTCAGAAATTGAAAAGAAAACAGGTTTAACAATCCCTGAAATATTTAAAAAACACGGAGAAAAGTTCTTCAGAGAAAAAGAAAGAGAAGTATTAATTGATATACTTAAAGAAGATAACATAGTAATCGCCACAGGTGGCGGACTTCCTGCATATAAAGACAACATGGAAGTTTTAAACGAAAATGCATTAACTATCTATCTTGATACAGACTTTGAAACTTTATGGAATAGGATAAGCAAAGATAAAAACAGACCTCTTGTAAAAAAGGGAAAAGAATCTATACAGGAACTATACAATTTAAGAAAACCTTTTTATAAACTATCCAAGATTATAGTTGCCCAAAAAGAAAATGAATCTCCTGAAAAACTGGCTGAAACAATACTTGAAAAAATTAAAAAAACTCAACGAAAGATTTAA
- the bioD gene encoding dethiobiotin synthase, which translates to MILFVTGTDTGVGKTFFTVNLLKVLKESGKDVLGFKPVETGCDPVCEDATKISEVCGKEIPPVYSFKTPVAPSVAEILENRKIDIGLLKEKIREYESETELLIVEGAGGIMVPISGSYTFLDFAREIADEVAIVALNKLGVINHTLLTVEVCKYNNLNLKGVFLNNFGKENERKDVSRISNFDTLKELLNVPVFKFKTAEDFKSFVEFF; encoded by the coding sequence GTGATTCTTTTTGTAACAGGTACAGATACGGGAGTTGGGAAGACATTTTTTACCGTTAATCTTTTAAAGGTACTTAAAGAAAGTGGTAAAGATGTTTTGGGGTTTAAACCTGTTGAGACAGGTTGCGACCCTGTGTGTGAAGATGCTACGAAAATTTCAGAAGTGTGTGGAAAAGAGATACCGCCTGTTTACTCGTTTAAAACTCCGGTGGCTCCTTCTGTGGCAGAGATTTTAGAAAATAGAAAGATAGATATTGGGCTTTTGAAAGAAAAAATAAGAGAGTATGAGAGTGAAACGGAGCTGCTTATTGTGGAAGGTGCAGGCGGAATAATGGTGCCTATTTCCGGTAGTTATACTTTTCTTGACTTTGCAAGAGAAATAGCTGATGAGGTAGCTATTGTTGCTTTAAATAAGCTTGGCGTGATCAATCATACTCTTTTAACAGTTGAAGTGTGCAAATATAACAATTTAAATTTAAAGGGAGTTTTCCTTAACAACTTTGGAAAGGAAAATGAAAGAAAGGATGTGAGCAGGATTTCAAATTTTGATACCTTAAAAGAGTTGCTGAATGTTCCTGTTTTTAAGTTTAAGACCGCAGAGGATTTTAAATCTTTCGTTGAGTTTTTTTAA
- the fliS gene encoding flagellar export chaperone FliS, which yields MNPYLKMDVETASPARKVIMLYEKAILCMEDAKLAIEENDLKTKVESILRAHDIIRVLNASLDMEKGGEIAENLRALYEFIEDSLVKVNASNDVKLLDDLIEIVANLKSAWEEIESKI from the coding sequence ATGAATCCGTATCTTAAAATGGATGTTGAAACAGCATCTCCGGCTCGGAAGGTTATAATGTTATATGAGAAGGCAATTTTATGTATGGAAGATGCCAAGCTGGCAATTGAAGAAAATGACCTTAAAACAAAAGTGGAGAGTATTCTTAGGGCACATGATATTATAAGAGTTTTAAACGCTTCTCTTGATATGGAGAAGGGTGGGGAGATAGCTGAAAATTTAAGGGCTCTTTACGAATTTATAGAGGATTCTCTTGTTAAAGTGAACGCTTCAAACGATGTAAAACTTCTTGACGATTTGATAGAAATTGTTGCAAATCTTAAAAGTGCGTGGGAGGAGATAGAATCAAAGATTTAA